A single genomic interval of Xyrauchen texanus isolate HMW12.3.18 chromosome 8, RBS_HiC_50CHRs, whole genome shotgun sequence harbors:
- the LOC127648174 gene encoding GPI-linked NAD(P)(+)--arginine ADP-ribosyltransferase 1-like — protein sequence MQTVAALILLITQVALGQDYKVAVKGNIFQLDMAPNSVDDQYDGCREKMSNLVSTVFLEKETSENYIFAAAWKEVKINVPGPEDNLTRNHLITIYMYTHNRVYNAFNDTVHKVLNNAVRNDKPKYINKTYTWYSLQFLLTEAIQILNETQKTCQKTYRGTTNKYDVLNKDVRFGSFASSSLDQTEAEKFGNVSCFEIETCEGAELTKYSAFPYEKEVLIPPYEKFNLTDIKNGSWCDTVYVLKSSGTASNLNCAVASLAP from the exons ATGCAGACTGTTGCAGCTCTTATTCTATTAATTACTCAAGTTGCCCTCGGACAA GACTACAAAGTTGCTGTTAAAGGGAATATCTTTCAATTGGATATGGCACCGAATTCGGTTGATGACCAATATGATGGTTGTCGAGAGAAAATGTCAAATCTGGTGTCGACAGTATTTCTAGAGAAAGAAACCTCTGAGAATTATATATTTGCAGCAGCTTGGAAAGAAGTTAAAATAAATGTCCCAGGCCCTGAAGATAACTTGACCAGGAACCATTTAATCACCATTTATATGTACACTCATAACAGAGTATATAATGCTTTCAATGACACTGTACATAAGGTTTTGAATAATGCTGTTCGTAACGATAAAccaaaatacataaacaaaacatacacatggTACTCACTTCAGTTTTTGTTGACAGAAGCGATACAGATTCTGAATGAAACACAGAAGACATGTCAAAAAACATATCGTGGTACtacaaataaatatgatgttCTGAACAAAGATGTTCGTTTTGGCTCATTTGCATCATCTTCTCTCGATCAAACAGAAGCAGAGAAATTTGGAAATGTGTcctgttttgaaattgaaacttGTGAAGGTGCTGAACTGACTAAATATTCTGCCTTTCCCTATGAGAAAGAGGTGTTGATTCCTCCATATGAGAAGTTTAATCTCACTGATATCAAGAATGGTTCCTGGTGTGACACTGTATATGTGCTGAAAAGTTCTGGAACAGCAAGTAACCTGAACTGTGCTGTGGCATCACTGGCACCATGA